A part of Larkinella insperata genomic DNA contains:
- a CDS encoding endonuclease/exonuclease/phosphatase family protein, producing the protein MKFSLRLGVLVSSFFSSLFWSLNLLLFLYTLLVYYLLYEVPIGHWVGGIFMISLPIAWAFNVFFILFWLLVRPWRAVLPVVTMLIGMPFWRRTFTYSQPDTNPEKRTTFQVMSYNVMGFNKYDVVDTQRPDDANAMIDWVLKEPSDVKCFQEFYNNDRSVVFKTIRRLESAGYPYYAVLHPPTREGMEGEDGNFIGVALFSRHPIVKRGEEVFDNFNGLVWADVKVKADTIRVISLHLQSMGIRVGGMLEERETNRVKRKTQGVLRQLRQGLTLRRNQIDRVEEYYRNSPHPVIICGDFNDTPYSFSYGKLRRILRNAFEDAGRGFGFSYNKAPGFLRIDNQFYNARFLEPLNYVTYREVKYSDHYPIMAQYAIKPREISRDRRPRTHVEFDF; encoded by the coding sequence ATGAAATTTTCGCTTAGGCTTGGCGTACTGGTATCGTCATTTTTTTCGTCGTTGTTCTGGTCGTTAAACTTGTTGTTGTTTCTATATACACTTCTGGTTTATTACCTTCTCTACGAAGTCCCGATCGGACATTGGGTGGGCGGCATTTTCATGATTTCGTTACCAATAGCCTGGGCCTTCAATGTGTTTTTTATCTTGTTCTGGCTCCTGGTAAGACCCTGGCGGGCGGTGCTTCCGGTCGTAACCATGCTGATCGGAATGCCGTTCTGGCGACGTACATTTACCTATAGCCAACCCGATACGAACCCCGAAAAACGGACGACCTTTCAGGTAATGAGCTACAACGTTATGGGCTTCAACAAATACGATGTGGTAGATACGCAGCGCCCCGACGATGCCAACGCCATGATCGACTGGGTGCTGAAAGAACCGTCGGATGTGAAATGCTTCCAGGAATTTTATAACAACGATCGTTCGGTGGTCTTCAAAACCATCCGGCGGCTGGAAAGCGCCGGGTATCCTTATTACGCCGTCCTGCACCCACCCACCCGCGAGGGCATGGAAGGTGAAGACGGAAATTTCATCGGGGTAGCGCTGTTTTCACGTCACCCAATCGTGAAACGGGGCGAAGAGGTTTTTGATAATTTCAACGGCCTGGTCTGGGCGGATGTAAAGGTGAAAGCGGATACCATCCGGGTCATTAGCCTGCATTTGCAGTCGATGGGAATCCGGGTGGGCGGTATGCTGGAAGAGCGGGAAACCAACCGGGTGAAACGAAAGACGCAGGGCGTGCTACGCCAGCTTCGGCAGGGGCTGACGCTGCGCCGTAATCAGATCGACCGGGTCGAGGAATACTACCGCAACAGTCCGCACCCTGTCATTATTTGTGGTGACTTCAACGATACCCCGTACAGCTTCAGTTACGGAAAATTACGCCGGATTCTGCGAAACGCCTTCGAAGACGCGGGCCGCGGATTTGGTTTCAGTTACAACAAGGCTCCAGGGTTCTTACGCATCGACAATCAGTTTTACAACGCCCGCTTCCTGGAACCGCTCAATTACGTGACCTACCGCGAGGTCAAATATTCTGACCATTACCCGATTATGGCGCAGTATGCCATCAAGCCGCGCGAAATCAGTCGGGATCGTCGCCCGAGAACCCACGTCGAATTTGATTTTTAG
- a CDS encoding metallophosphoesterase, with amino-acid sequence MKIITISDLHGLSSWLRITIDQYDKVIFLGDYTDSYELSDEAILENLRQIVALKKQHPEKIILLIGNHDAQYIHFPHYRCSGFRPSMQPALSDLFHAHQSLFQIAHQEASYLFTHAGVSNRWITQLPKANLRSKLNLDPLDHNQLAALLNRMHQDRMLRTVLFDVSYFRGGSDEAGGPVWADKRETATDYLTGLHQVVGHTPVPEFVTIGDENSSITYTDVLQTQETFYTLEVEGA; translated from the coding sequence ATGAAAATCATTACTATTTCGGATCTCCACGGACTTTCCAGCTGGCTCCGTATCACCATAGATCAGTACGACAAAGTGATTTTTCTGGGAGATTACACGGACAGTTACGAACTGAGCGATGAAGCTATTTTGGAAAATTTACGGCAAATCGTTGCCTTAAAGAAACAGCATCCTGAAAAAATAATTCTGCTGATTGGCAATCATGATGCCCAGTACATCCATTTTCCGCATTACCGATGTTCCGGTTTCCGCCCGTCGATGCAACCGGCCTTGAGTGATTTGTTTCATGCGCATCAATCGCTGTTTCAGATTGCCCACCAGGAAGCATCGTACCTGTTTACGCACGCGGGGGTGTCAAACCGCTGGATAACGCAGTTACCCAAAGCCAATTTGCGTTCAAAATTAAACCTTGATCCTCTGGACCACAATCAATTGGCGGCTTTACTGAATCGAATGCACCAGGATCGGATGCTGCGTACGGTTCTGTTTGACGTGAGTTACTTCCGGGGCGGTTCCGACGAAGCCGGGGGACCGGTATGGGCCGACAAACGGGAAACGGCCACGGATTACCTGACGGGTCTGCATCAGGTGGTCGGTCACACTCCCGTGCCGGAATTTGTGACCATTGGCGACGAAAACAGTTCTATAACGTATACGGATGTGTTGCAAACCCAGGAAACGTTCTATACGCTTGAAGTAGAAGGGGCATAA
- a CDS encoding MoaD/ThiS family protein encodes MSNRVSVLLFGITREIVGSSALTLDLPQTGQVGDLLLNLKERYPALNGLRSLLVAVNGEYAETDQRLRPNDEIALIPPVSGG; translated from the coding sequence ATGAGCAACCGAGTTTCTGTTCTGCTTTTTGGTATTACGCGTGAGATTGTCGGCTCGTCGGCTCTTACGCTCGACCTACCCCAAACTGGTCAGGTGGGCGATTTACTGCTGAATCTGAAAGAGCGTTACCCTGCCTTGAACGGCCTTCGTTCGCTGCTGGTGGCCGTCAACGGCGAGTACGCCGAAACGGACCAGCGGCTGCGTCCCAACGACGAAATCGCCCTCATCCCGCCCGTCAGCGGAGGATAA
- the infB gene encoding translation initiation factor IF-2, producing MAEDKSMRLSQVAKILGVGSSTVVSRLSAKGIKVDSNPNGKISNEQVEILAKEFGNTELLNGGATRKPAPEPIVPEPKRRDDDDMPQYFRSEPARPSQPTPPPPAPTPVVPKPAPVQEAPVVPTPQPVAPQPAPVVAEKPVMPEPKPEPKPEIPSPAPAPVEARQQPAPVEPRETPAPKPEPVAPVVEKKPEPAPQPAPVTPVAPPRPVEAPQAATPTPAPQPEPKETTAPDLSSPRLPGLTVLGKIDLERKPAPRPNDSNQRHQHSNRGDGNRHNGPRPDGPRQEGSRPDNRQGQYPNRNDGSRDRRPDRPTGQDNRPDRDRNRPQDNRPQPPQPPRPVEPRPTPAPQPRAEQPEAEPNVPIETIRGRGEQLRGLTVLGTIELPSERSKKQTGPVASTDDRDKKRKRKRLRRDPVGGAAPASGGAQPQQGQGAPRNRDANRNQPGQAPGQGQGQAAKPANTGGAQNKNKAGGRNTRDRREEPTEREVKDSIRATQARMTGNKPNRGADRRRDRRLERAERERERLDQESEEAKILRVTEFVSANDLASLMNVSVNDVIATCMSLGMFVSINQRLDAEAITVIADEFEYEVQFVSAEEEIESGLVEEPDDEADLEPRAPIVTIMGHVDHGKTSLLDYIRRTRVAAGEAGGITQHIGAYSVKTEDDRMITFLDTPGHEAFTAMRARGAKVTDVVIIVIAADDSVMPQTREAINHAQVAGVPIVFAFSKVDKPGANTDKIREELSQMNMLVEEWGGKYQTQEISSKSGLGISELLEKVLLEAELLELKANPNKRATGTVIEAELDKGRGYVTTMLVQNGTLRQGDIILVGAHFGRIRAMTGDTGQRLKEAGPSTPVQILGLPGAPQAGDKFNVMETEREAREIANKREQLLREQNLRTRKHITLEEIGRRKAIGNFKELNVIVKGDVDGSVEALSDSLLQLSTEEVQVNIIHKAVGQISESDILLASASDAIIVGFQVRPSVGARRLAEQEQIEIRLYSIIYDAINEVRDAMEGLLAPTTEEVIVGNIEVRDVFKISRVGTVAGCMVTEGIIRRNNKVRVVRDFIVVHTGEISALKRFKDDVNEVRNGYECGLSIKNFNDIQVGDTIESFELKEVKRTL from the coding sequence ATGGCAGAAGATAAATCCATGCGCCTTAGCCAAGTGGCAAAAATACTCGGAGTAGGTTCGTCTACTGTGGTGAGTCGTCTTTCTGCCAAAGGGATTAAGGTTGATAGTAACCCTAACGGCAAGATTTCCAACGAACAGGTGGAAATCTTGGCAAAAGAATTCGGTAATACAGAACTATTGAATGGTGGAGCGACTCGTAAGCCCGCTCCAGAACCCATCGTACCCGAACCAAAACGTCGGGACGACGATGATATGCCACAATATTTCCGCAGTGAGCCCGCTCGGCCTTCTCAGCCGACCCCACCGCCACCGGCGCCCACTCCGGTTGTTCCAAAACCCGCGCCCGTTCAGGAAGCGCCGGTCGTGCCAACACCACAACCCGTTGCTCCGCAACCCGCGCCCGTTGTTGCAGAAAAACCCGTAATGCCCGAGCCAAAACCTGAACCGAAGCCGGAGATTCCATCACCGGCGCCCGCTCCGGTTGAAGCTCGTCAGCAGCCCGCACCGGTTGAACCACGCGAAACCCCGGCTCCAAAGCCGGAACCGGTAGCGCCCGTGGTTGAGAAGAAACCAGAACCGGCTCCGCAACCCGCGCCTGTAACACCGGTAGCGCCACCGCGCCCGGTTGAAGCACCGCAGGCAGCCACCCCGACCCCGGCTCCTCAACCGGAACCCAAGGAAACAACCGCCCCCGACCTGTCCAGCCCTCGTTTGCCTGGGTTGACGGTGTTGGGCAAAATTGATCTGGAACGTAAACCCGCCCCGCGGCCCAACGATTCGAACCAGCGGCACCAGCACTCCAACCGGGGTGATGGAAATCGGCATAATGGTCCCCGACCAGACGGCCCACGGCAGGAAGGTTCACGCCCGGATAATCGACAAGGACAATACCCGAATCGGAACGACGGTTCCCGTGACCGGCGACCCGATCGGCCGACCGGACAGGATAACCGTCCGGATCGCGACCGGAACCGGCCGCAAGACAACCGGCCGCAGCCGCCCCAACCGCCCCGTCCGGTTGAACCGCGCCCAACTCCTGCACCCCAACCGCGTGCAGAACAGCCGGAAGCAGAACCGAATGTTCCGATTGAAACAATCCGTGGCCGAGGAGAACAGCTCCGTGGGCTTACCGTTTTGGGTACTATCGAACTACCGTCTGAGCGCTCTAAAAAGCAAACCGGTCCGGTGGCATCAACCGACGACCGCGATAAAAAGCGGAAACGCAAGCGGTTACGCCGTGACCCCGTCGGTGGGGCTGCGCCCGCCAGCGGAGGAGCCCAGCCGCAACAAGGTCAGGGTGCCCCGCGCAACCGGGATGCAAATCGCAACCAGCCTGGCCAAGCTCCGGGACAAGGACAAGGACAAGCCGCGAAGCCAGCTAACACCGGTGGAGCTCAGAATAAAAACAAAGCCGGTGGCCGCAATACCCGCGACCGTCGGGAAGAGCCGACCGAACGCGAAGTAAAAGATTCAATCCGCGCTACGCAGGCCCGGATGACCGGTAATAAGCCGAACCGCGGAGCCGACCGTCGTCGGGATCGCCGTCTGGAACGGGCTGAACGCGAACGCGAACGGCTTGACCAGGAAAGCGAAGAAGCAAAAATCCTGCGGGTAACCGAATTCGTGTCGGCGAACGATCTGGCTTCGTTGATGAATGTCTCGGTCAACGACGTTATCGCTACCTGTATGAGCCTGGGTATGTTTGTATCGATCAACCAACGACTCGATGCGGAAGCGATTACGGTAATTGCCGACGAATTCGAATACGAAGTGCAATTTGTATCGGCGGAAGAAGAGATTGAATCCGGGCTGGTAGAAGAACCAGATGACGAGGCTGATCTGGAACCGCGCGCTCCGATTGTAACCATCATGGGTCACGTTGACCACGGTAAAACGTCTTTGCTTGACTACATTCGCCGGACGCGCGTTGCGGCCGGAGAAGCCGGTGGAATTACGCAGCACATTGGTGCTTACAGCGTAAAAACTGAAGACGATCGGATGATTACCTTCCTCGATACGCCGGGTCACGAAGCGTTTACGGCCATGCGGGCACGGGGAGCCAAGGTTACCGACGTGGTTATTATCGTGATTGCTGCCGACGATAGTGTCATGCCGCAAACCCGTGAAGCCATCAACCACGCACAGGTAGCTGGTGTTCCGATTGTCTTCGCTTTCAGTAAGGTTGACAAACCGGGAGCAAATACCGATAAAATTCGGGAAGAACTCTCGCAAATGAATATGCTCGTGGAAGAATGGGGTGGTAAATACCAAACCCAGGAAATTTCCTCGAAATCAGGTCTGGGTATTTCGGAATTGCTGGAGAAAGTCCTGCTCGAAGCCGAACTGCTCGAACTGAAAGCAAATCCGAACAAACGCGCGACGGGTACCGTTATTGAAGCCGAGCTCGACAAAGGCCGGGGGTATGTTACAACCATGCTCGTTCAGAATGGTACGCTTCGTCAGGGTGACATCATCCTGGTTGGCGCCCACTTCGGTCGGATCCGCGCCATGACAGGTGATACAGGGCAACGCCTGAAAGAAGCCGGTCCTTCAACGCCGGTTCAGATTCTGGGTCTGCCCGGAGCACCGCAGGCAGGTGATAAGTTTAACGTAATGGAAACGGAGCGTGAAGCCCGCGAAATTGCCAACAAACGGGAGCAATTGCTGCGTGAGCAAAACCTGCGGACTCGTAAGCACATTACACTTGAGGAAATCGGTCGCCGGAAAGCTATCGGTAACTTCAAAGAACTGAACGTTATCGTGAAAGGTGACGTGGACGGTTCGGTGGAAGCACTCTCCGATTCGTTGCTGCAGTTGTCGACCGAAGAGGTACAGGTGAACATTATCCACAAGGCCGTTGGTCAGATTTCCGAGTCGGATATTCTGCTGGCGTCGGCGTCGGATGCAATCATCGTCGGCTTCCAGGTTCGGCCATCCGTTGGCGCGCGCCGTCTGGCCGAGCAGGAGCAGATCGAAATTCGTCTGTACTCCATCATCTACGACGCGATCAACGAAGTCCGCGATGCCATGGAAGGTCTGCTGGCCCCCACAACCGAAGAAGTTATCGTTGGAAACATCGAGGTTCGGGATGTGTTCAAGATCAGCCGCGTGGGAACCGTCGCTGGTTGTATGGTCACAGAAGGTATCATCCGCCGGAACAACAAAGTCCGGGTGGTTCGCGACTTTATCGTGGTGCATACCGGCGAGATCAGCGCCCTGAAACGATTCAAGGATGACGTTAACGAAGTTCGGAACGGGTACGAATGTGGTTTGAGCATCAAGAATTTCAACGACATCCAGGTGGGCGATACCATCGAAAGCTTCGAGTTGAAAGAAGTGAAACGGACGTTATAA
- a CDS encoding molybdenum cofactor biosynthesis protein MoaE, whose product MVSITTDPIDMNAAYQYVSTDAAGAITFFFGTVRDNTKERPVERLEYEAYDRMALAKMQEIADEACGRWDVRKYAIIHRKGNLTIGEIAVLIAVATPHRADAFDACRYIIDTLKQQVPIWKKEIFEDGQVWVDAHP is encoded by the coding sequence ATGGTTTCAATTACAACTGATCCGATTGATATGAATGCGGCTTATCAGTACGTGTCTACGGATGCGGCTGGAGCCATCACGTTTTTCTTTGGCACGGTTCGCGACAACACCAAAGAGCGCCCCGTTGAACGGCTGGAATACGAAGCCTACGACCGGATGGCGCTGGCGAAAATGCAGGAGATTGCCGACGAAGCCTGCGGGCGGTGGGATGTTCGGAAGTACGCGATTATTCACCGGAAGGGCAACCTGACCATTGGTGAAATTGCCGTCCTGATTGCCGTAGCGACCCCGCACCGGGCCGATGCGTTTGATGCCTGCCGCTACATCATCGACACGCTCAAACAGCAGGTTCCGATCTGGAAAAAAGAAATTTTTGAAGATGGCCAGGTCTGGGTGGATGCCCATCCCTGA
- the rimP gene encoding ribosome maturation factor RimP gives MDVKAKVNELLQPYLNEDQYFVVDIQVSPSRTRAKITVLLDSDTGITIDECARISRKLGAQLEELEVFDGQPFTLELSSPGVDEPLVFRRQYLKNVGREIEVLLNDGQTRKGKLESVGESSIVITEKPLKKPKKNDPPIEPTEIPFAEIKKSTIQISFK, from the coding sequence ATGGATGTAAAGGCGAAAGTTAACGAACTGTTACAGCCGTATCTGAACGAAGATCAGTATTTTGTCGTTGATATTCAGGTATCCCCTTCCCGTACTCGTGCTAAAATAACCGTTCTGCTGGACAGCGATACCGGGATTACGATTGACGAATGCGCAAGGATCAGCCGGAAGTTGGGTGCCCAACTGGAAGAGCTGGAAGTTTTTGACGGACAGCCTTTTACGCTGGAATTATCATCGCCCGGAGTCGACGAACCACTGGTTTTCAGACGTCAATACCTGAAGAATGTAGGTCGTGAAATCGAAGTATTACTGAACGACGGGCAGACGCGCAAAGGAAAGTTGGAAAGCGTTGGCGAATCATCGATTGTTATTACCGAAAAGCCGCTGAAAAAACCGAAGAAAAACGATCCGCCGATTGAACCTACGGAAATACCATTTGCTGAAATCAAAAAGAGCACAATACAAATATCATTTAAATAA
- the nusA gene encoding transcription termination factor NusA → MDSGILIESFAEFARSKNIDRPTMIKILEDVFRTMIRKKYGTDENFDVIINAESGDLEMWRTREIVDDDSEDIWDYDKIPLAEARKIQSDFEVGEEVAEEVKLEDFGRRVVQTARQTLIQKIKDLEKEILYDKYKNQVGDLVNAEVYQLLKNEVILLDSEGNEISLPKGEQIPKDRYRKGETTKAVVHRVEMINGTPKIILSRTSPVFLERLFENEIPEIYDGLISIRRIVREPGERAKVAVESYDDRIDPVGACVGMKGSRIHSIVRELGNENIDVINYTDNFELLISRALSPAKISSMQIDRDAKRVSVFLKPDQVSLAIGKGGQNIKLAGRLVGMEIDVFRDVEGQEDDEDVDLSEFSDEIDTWMIDELRRVGLDTAKSVLARSREELVRMTDLEEDTIEEILGILRQEFE, encoded by the coding sequence ATGGATAGCGGAATACTCATTGAGTCGTTTGCAGAATTTGCACGGTCGAAAAACATTGACCGCCCGACCATGATCAAAATTCTGGAAGACGTATTCCGGACGATGATTCGCAAAAAATACGGCACGGATGAGAACTTTGATGTGATCATCAACGCCGAAAGTGGTGACCTCGAAATGTGGCGCACCCGCGAGATTGTCGACGACGATTCGGAAGACATCTGGGATTATGACAAAATCCCGCTGGCCGAAGCCCGCAAAATTCAGTCCGACTTTGAAGTCGGTGAAGAAGTAGCCGAAGAAGTTAAATTAGAAGATTTTGGTCGGCGGGTGGTGCAAACGGCCCGTCAAACGCTGATTCAGAAGATTAAGGATCTGGAAAAAGAGATCCTGTACGATAAATACAAAAACCAGGTAGGCGATTTGGTGAATGCGGAAGTCTACCAATTGCTTAAAAATGAAGTAATTTTGCTCGACAGCGAAGGCAATGAAATCAGCCTTCCAAAAGGCGAGCAGATTCCGAAAGACCGGTATCGGAAAGGCGAAACCACCAAAGCCGTTGTTCACCGCGTTGAAATGATCAACGGTACGCCCAAGATCATTTTGTCGCGCACGTCGCCGGTATTTCTGGAGCGCCTGTTCGAAAACGAAATTCCGGAGATTTACGACGGTTTGATTTCCATTCGCCGGATCGTTCGGGAACCGGGCGAGCGGGCGAAAGTAGCCGTTGAATCGTACGACGACCGGATTGATCCGGTTGGTGCCTGCGTTGGGATGAAAGGGTCACGGATTCACAGCATCGTCCGCGAGCTGGGCAACGAAAACATCGACGTTATCAATTACACCGATAACTTCGAACTGTTGATCAGCCGGGCGTTGAGTCCGGCTAAAATCAGCTCCATGCAAATTGACCGCGACGCCAAACGTGTATCGGTTTTTCTGAAGCCCGATCAGGTATCGCTGGCCATCGGAAAAGGCGGGCAGAACATCAAACTGGCCGGACGGCTAGTAGGTATGGAGATTGATGTGTTCCGTGATGTCGAAGGACAGGAAGATGATGAAGACGTTGATTTGTCAGAATTCAGCGACGAAATCGACACCTGGATGATCGACGAACTGCGTCGGGTGGGTCTGGACACGGCCAAAAGTGTACTGGCCCGTTCGAGAGAAGAACTCGTCCGGATGACTGATCTGGAAGAGGATACTATTGAAGAAATTCTGGGGATTTTACGCCAGGAATTTGAATAA